In Dromiciops gliroides isolate mDroGli1 chromosome 5, mDroGli1.pri, whole genome shotgun sequence, the following are encoded in one genomic region:
- the LOC122729527 gene encoding ferritin light chain-like has protein sequence MSSTSQIRQNFSSEAQAAVNRLANLYLQASYAYLSLGFYFDPDDVTLPRVSHFFRDLAKDKREGAECLMQLQNQLGGRVLLQAVQKPGQDEWGYSLDAMEAAPSLEKGLNQAPLKLHTLGSSQGDPHLCDFLESHYLGEEVRLLKCLSDHLTTLRHVQADPHPGLGEYLFERLSLKQD, from the coding sequence ATGAGCTCCACCTCTCAGATCCGCCAAAACTTCTCCTCCGAGGCCCAGGCCGCGGTCAACCGCCTGGCCAACCTCTACCTGCAGGCCTCCTACGCCTACCTGTCCCTGGGTTTCTATTTCGACCCGGACGATGTCACTCTGCCGAGGGTGTCGCATTTTTTCCGTGACCTGGCGAAGGACAAACGCGAGGGCGCCGAGTGCCTTATGCAGCTCCAGAACCAACTTGGAGGCCGGGTCCTCCTCCAGGCTGTGCAGAAACCTGGTCAAGATGAGTGGGGCTACAGCTTAGATGCCATGGAGGCTGCCCCGAGCCTGGAGAAGGGCCTGAACCAGGCCCCCCTAAAGCTGCACACCCTGGGTTCCAGCCAAGGGGATCCACACCTCTGCGACTTCCTGGAGAGCCACTACCTGGGTGAAGAGGTGAGGCTGCTGAAGTGCCTGAGCGACCACCTGACCACCCTGCGCCACGTGCAGGCCGACCCCCACCCCGGGCTGGGAGAATACCTGTTCGAGCGGCTGAGCCTGAAGCAGGACTAG